The Collimonas sp. PA-H2 genome contains a region encoding:
- a CDS encoding S9 family peptidase → MSFRTMQKSWRFPLAIIFSVFVFGTANVAYAASPPSVQSFFENSAFSSAQLSPNGRYVAMLVPAKGGYVRLGVMDVTQPTPKVLASFDDADISQFHWVNNDRLVFEAGDRSVGVGDQHQGSGLYAINRDGTEFRQLVERSFQLLAVRSSTVHSILPANTFFCSSIYDSDDIYVCQFDINYSGVKNKKIQAANLLRLNTKTGHYTTVERPGVTTGWGIDRKGEVRAATTIDGDMESVFYRGSSQEKWRKLAEFNAYDGTGFAPSFLGPDGALYVTSRNGTDKISLYRYDLKKNSIDPEPLVSLKDYDFSGSIVSNDKKILGVRFETDANDTKWFDPEMQAIQKAVNDLLPSTVNQISVAYHPETPFVLIQSFSDAQPVVSFLYDSASKKLTILGNSMPQIKAEQMSTKDMVRYKARDGLEIPAYLTMPKGTERKNLPMVVLVHGGPYVRGGSWDWNREVQFLASRGYVVLEPEYRGSTGFGWKHFKAGWRQWGLAMQDDIADGTKWAIVQGIADPKRICIAGASYGGYATLMGLINDPSLYRCGFEWVGVTDINLMYDVNWNDTSNEYLKYGMPLLVGDQEKDAAQLKATSPLTNATRIKQPLLLAYGGSDERVPLVHGTKFRDAVKATNPNVEWVEYPEEGHGWRLEKNNVDFWSRVEKFLDKNLGKQ, encoded by the coding sequence ATGTCTTTTCGTACCATGCAAAAAAGCTGGCGTTTTCCGTTAGCGATTATATTTTCCGTGTTTGTTTTTGGAACAGCTAATGTGGCTTATGCCGCCAGTCCGCCTAGTGTTCAAAGTTTCTTCGAGAATTCTGCTTTCAGCAGCGCTCAGTTGTCCCCGAACGGACGCTATGTGGCGATGCTGGTTCCAGCCAAAGGTGGTTATGTGCGTCTTGGCGTAATGGATGTTACTCAGCCTACGCCTAAAGTGCTCGCCAGTTTCGATGATGCAGATATCAGTCAATTTCATTGGGTAAATAATGACCGATTGGTATTTGAAGCAGGTGATCGCTCTGTAGGTGTTGGCGATCAGCATCAAGGTTCAGGTCTCTATGCGATCAATCGCGACGGCACAGAGTTTCGGCAGCTTGTGGAGCGCTCTTTCCAGCTATTAGCGGTACGCAGCAGCACAGTACATAGCATTTTGCCCGCCAATACATTTTTTTGCTCGTCGATTTATGATTCTGACGACATTTATGTCTGTCAATTTGATATCAACTATAGTGGGGTGAAAAACAAGAAAATTCAGGCAGCAAATTTGCTACGCCTCAATACCAAAACAGGTCACTATACGACGGTGGAGCGCCCTGGAGTGACCACAGGATGGGGCATAGATCGCAAGGGAGAAGTACGAGCGGCGACCACTATTGACGGTGATATGGAATCTGTTTTCTATCGCGGTTCAAGCCAGGAAAAATGGCGCAAACTGGCCGAATTCAATGCCTATGATGGCACAGGATTTGCGCCGTCTTTTTTGGGACCCGACGGTGCGCTATACGTTACTTCGCGCAATGGGACGGATAAAATTTCCTTGTATCGCTACGATCTGAAAAAAAACAGCATTGATCCTGAGCCTCTGGTGTCGCTCAAGGATTATGATTTTTCTGGGTCTATTGTCTCCAACGATAAGAAAATTCTAGGCGTGCGTTTTGAAACCGACGCCAATGACACCAAATGGTTCGACCCAGAAATGCAGGCGATACAAAAGGCTGTGAATGATTTGTTGCCATCGACGGTCAATCAGATCAGTGTTGCCTATCACCCTGAAACGCCTTTTGTGCTGATACAGTCATTTTCCGATGCGCAACCTGTAGTTTCCTTTTTGTATGACAGCGCATCTAAAAAATTGACGATACTGGGAAATTCGATGCCGCAGATCAAGGCGGAACAAATGTCGACCAAGGATATGGTGCGTTATAAAGCACGCGATGGCTTGGAAATTCCAGCTTATCTGACCATGCCCAAAGGAACAGAGAGGAAAAATCTGCCGATGGTGGTGCTTGTGCATGGCGGTCCTTACGTGCGCGGTGGCTCGTGGGACTGGAACCGCGAGGTGCAGTTCCTGGCATCACGTGGCTATGTCGTACTTGAACCTGAATATCGAGGCAGTACCGGCTTCGGCTGGAAACATTTCAAGGCAGGATGGAGGCAATGGGGACTTGCTATGCAAGACGACATTGCAGATGGCACCAAGTGGGCTATTGTGCAAGGAATTGCCGATCCGAAGCGCATTTGTATCGCTGGCGCCAGCTACGGCGGTTATGCCACCTTGATGGGGCTCATCAATGACCCGAGCCTATATCGCTGCGGATTCGAATGGGTTGGCGTGACCGATATCAATCTGATGTATGACGTTAACTGGAACGATACTTCGAACGAATATCTGAAATACGGCATGCCACTTCTAGTCGGTGATCAAGAAAAGGATGCGGCACAATTAAAAGCTACATCGCCACTGACAAATGCAACGCGTATAAAGCAACCTTTGCTCCTGGCCTATGGTGGTTCTGATGAACGCGTTCCTCTGGTACACGGAACAAAATTCCGTGATGCGGTCAAGGCGACAAATCCGAATGTGGAATGGGTCGAGTACCCAGAAGAAGGACATGGCTGGCGACTAGAGAAAAACAACGTCGATTTTTGGTCACGTGTCGAAAAATTTCTGGATAAAAACCTCGGCAAGCAGTGA
- a CDS encoding DUF2116 family Zn-ribbon domain-containing protein, whose protein sequence is MSDVADRAEWRIAQDIKAAMAHARKTPQLEADGHCFYCDDAVAHGALFCNTDCRDDYQKEQEALRRAGR, encoded by the coding sequence ATGAGCGACGTAGCCGACCGCGCCGAGTGGCGCATCGCCCAGGACATCAAGGCAGCCATGGCGCACGCACGTAAGACGCCCCAGCTGGAGGCGGACGGGCATTGCTTCTATTGCGATGACGCTGTTGCCCACGGGGCGCTGTTCTGCAATACGGATTGCCGGGACGACTACCAGAAGGAACAGGAGGCGCTCAGGCGCGCCGGACGCTGA
- a CDS encoding phage portal protein: MKKQRFKQVRQHATAPPAAAVPAAQGAPSVEAFSFGDPTPVLDHADIMESLECWLNGKWYEPPISWQGLAKSFNASVHHSSAIHFKVNILSSTFVPNKYLSLATFKRLALDFQIFGNAYPEKRSSRTGRLVELKHSLAKYTRRGRDLDNYFFVPGWQQEHEFAKGAVFHLMDPDVNQEVYGLPQYLSALQSAWLNESATLFRRKYYKNGSHAGFILYMTDAAQNIKDVDNMRNALKDSKGPGNFRNVFMYAPGGKKDGIQILPVSEVAAKDEFFNIKGVTRDDLLAAHRVPPQLMGIMPSNAGGFGAVEPAARVFARNELVPLQSQFLMLNEWMGEEVVKFEEYTLGNMEGKTA; the protein is encoded by the coding sequence ATGAAGAAACAGCGATTTAAACAGGTACGGCAGCACGCGACGGCGCCGCCGGCGGCCGCCGTGCCAGCGGCACAGGGCGCCCCATCCGTCGAAGCGTTTTCGTTTGGCGACCCGACGCCGGTGCTGGATCACGCCGACATTATGGAAAGCTTGGAGTGCTGGCTCAATGGCAAGTGGTACGAACCACCCATCAGCTGGCAAGGGCTGGCAAAGTCGTTTAACGCCAGCGTCCACCACAGCAGCGCCATTCACTTCAAAGTCAACATCTTGTCGTCCACATTTGTGCCAAACAAGTATCTGTCGTTGGCGACATTTAAACGCCTTGCGCTGGATTTCCAGATCTTTGGCAATGCCTATCCAGAAAAGCGCAGCAGCCGCACAGGGCGGCTGGTGGAGCTGAAGCATTCCCTTGCGAAGTACACGCGGCGCGGGCGGGATCTGGATAACTATTTTTTTGTGCCTGGCTGGCAGCAAGAACATGAGTTTGCCAAGGGTGCCGTATTCCACCTGATGGACCCGGATGTGAACCAGGAGGTGTACGGATTGCCGCAGTACCTGTCTGCCTTGCAGTCGGCCTGGCTCAATGAATCGGCCACGCTGTTCCGTCGCAAGTATTACAAGAACGGCTCTCACGCTGGTTTCATCCTCTACATGACCGACGCGGCCCAGAACATCAAGGATGTGGACAACATGCGCAATGCTTTGAAGGACAGCAAGGGGCCGGGCAATTTTCGTAACGTCTTCATGTACGCACCAGGTGGCAAGAAAGACGGCATCCAGATCCTGCCGGTGTCCGAGGTCGCGGCCAAGGATGAGTTTTTCAATATCAAGGGCGTGACCAGGGACGACCTGCTAGCCGCGCACCGCGTGCCGCCGCAGTTGATGGGGATCATGCCGAGCAATGCCGGCGGCTTCGGCGCCGTGGAGCCAGCGGCCCGCGTGTTTGCCCGTAACGAGCTGGTGCCGCTGCAATCGCAATTTTTAATGCTTAACGAATGGATGGGAGAAGAGGTCGTGAAATTTGAAGAATACACATTGGGGAACATGGAAGGGAAGACAGCATGA
- a CDS encoding terminase ATPase subunit family protein: MRDAARSLYWQGWRISSIAKHLKIKRSTVASWKERDKWHLSTAIDRVEGQIEARMVQLVGKEVKTGSDFKEIDLLTRSLVQMSRKRRYDGGGNEADLNPNLDKRNAEPKKKPTRNEFSEEQQSQLLDAFRDSLFDYQKVWYRNGHERTRIILKSRQIGATWYFAREALADALATGRNQIFLSASKAQAHVFKQYIVQFAKSAAGVELSGDPIVLPNGAHLYFLGTSARTAQGYHGNFYFDEFFWTHNFTELNKVASGMAIQKKWRKTYFSTPSSMNHQAYPFWTGKEFSDRLQKAKKAKIDISHLKLSSGFTGEDKIWRQIVTILDAEAGGCNLFDLDHLRDYEYSPDQFDNLLMCNFIDDTKSIFPLAELEACMVDSWEVWEDVKQFAERPFGYRPVWIGYDPSLSGDSAGCVVLAPPLVAGGKFRVLERHQWRGMDFAAQAEAIRQMSLRYNVEYIGIDTTGMGIGVFPIVKQFFPGATAINYSPEVKTRMVLKAKDVISKGRLEFDAGATDLSAAFMAIRKTITASGRHVTFDAGRTAETGHADLAWACMHALDHEPIEGVSESTTSFMEIFTS, encoded by the coding sequence ATGCGCGACGCCGCCCGCAGCCTGTACTGGCAGGGCTGGCGTATCTCCTCGATTGCCAAACATCTAAAGATCAAACGCAGCACCGTCGCCAGTTGGAAAGAGCGCGACAAGTGGCACTTGTCCACGGCGATCGATCGCGTGGAAGGGCAGATCGAAGCGCGCATGGTCCAGCTGGTCGGCAAGGAAGTCAAGACCGGCAGCGATTTCAAGGAAATCGACTTACTGACGCGCTCCCTGGTGCAAATGTCGCGCAAGCGTCGCTATGACGGCGGCGGCAACGAGGCGGATCTCAATCCGAACCTGGACAAGCGTAACGCTGAACCAAAGAAGAAGCCGACCCGCAACGAATTCAGCGAAGAACAGCAGAGCCAGCTACTCGATGCTTTCCGCGATTCGCTGTTCGATTATCAGAAAGTCTGGTATCGCAACGGCCATGAGCGCACGCGCATCATCCTGAAATCGCGCCAGATCGGCGCGACCTGGTATTTCGCCCGCGAGGCGCTGGCCGACGCGCTGGCGACCGGCCGTAATCAGATTTTTCTATCAGCATCGAAGGCACAGGCCCACGTCTTCAAGCAGTACATCGTCCAGTTCGCCAAGTCGGCGGCTGGCGTGGAGCTGTCCGGCGACCCGATTGTGCTGCCGAACGGCGCGCACCTGTATTTCCTGGGGACCAGCGCCAGGACCGCCCAGGGCTATCACGGCAATTTCTATTTTGACGAATTTTTCTGGACCCACAATTTTACCGAGCTGAACAAGGTGGCGTCAGGGATGGCGATTCAGAAGAAATGGCGTAAAACCTATTTTTCGACGCCGTCATCGATGAATCACCAGGCGTACCCGTTCTGGACAGGTAAGGAATTTAGCGACCGGCTCCAGAAGGCAAAAAAGGCCAAGATCGATATCTCACACCTGAAGCTGTCCAGCGGCTTTACGGGTGAGGACAAGATCTGGCGCCAGATCGTGACCATCCTGGACGCCGAGGCCGGCGGCTGCAATCTGTTCGACCTCGATCATCTGCGCGACTACGAATACAGCCCCGACCAGTTCGACAACCTGCTGATGTGTAATTTTATCGACGACACCAAGTCGATATTTCCGCTGGCCGAGCTGGAAGCCTGCATGGTCGATTCCTGGGAGGTGTGGGAAGACGTCAAGCAGTTTGCAGAGCGGCCGTTTGGCTATCGGCCGGTCTGGATCGGCTACGACCCCTCGCTGTCGGGTGACAGCGCCGGCTGCGTGGTGCTGGCGCCGCCGCTGGTCGCCGGCGGCAAGTTCCGCGTACTAGAGCGCCACCAATGGCGCGGCATGGACTTTGCCGCCCAGGCGGAAGCCATCCGGCAAATGAGCTTGCGCTACAACGTCGAGTATATCGGCATCGATACCACCGGTATGGGTATCGGCGTTTTCCCCATCGTAAAACAGTTCTTCCCTGGCGCCACCGCGATCAACTATTCGCCCGAAGTCAAAACCCGCATGGTGCTGAAGGCCAAGGACGTCATCAGCAAGGGCCGTCTCGAATTCGACGCCGGCGCCACCGACCTGTCGGCGGCCTTCATGGCAATCCGCAAAACCATTACCGCCAGCGGCCGGCACGTCACTTTCGACGCCGGCCGCACCGCCGAGACAGGTCACGCCGACTTGGCCTGGGCTTGCATGCACGCGCTCGATCACGAACCGATAGAAGGCGTATCGGAAAGCACCACCTCATTTATGGAGATTTTTACATCATGA
- a CDS encoding GPO family capsid scaffolding protein yields the protein MAKTTSTAPKSKFFRVAVEGATTDGRVIDRAFIEQMAANFDPQVYGARIWVEHLRSTWADGAFKAYGDVTAVKAEEVELGGVKKLALYAQISPTPELVAMNKARQKIYTSIEINPKFSDTGEAYLVGLAVTDSPASLGTEVLSFATKNTGNLFSAAEETTLEFEEAPQPETEGIKLSDTLKNLLSRFTNKTAGDDARFTELNDTVETLATHAIYSADQFTTEKTRIDVLEAALKKTTEDFAAFRQQVESTDANHSHRPAATGGDNLVETDF from the coding sequence ATGGCAAAGACGACTTCCACCGCTCCAAAATCCAAATTCTTCCGCGTCGCCGTCGAAGGCGCCACCACCGACGGCCGTGTCATCGACCGCGCTTTCATTGAACAGATGGCCGCCAATTTTGACCCACAGGTGTATGGCGCCCGCATCTGGGTCGAGCACCTGCGCAGCACCTGGGCCGATGGCGCCTTTAAAGCCTATGGCGATGTAACGGCAGTCAAAGCCGAGGAAGTCGAGTTGGGCGGCGTCAAGAAGCTGGCGTTGTATGCGCAGATCTCGCCCACGCCGGAACTGGTCGCCATGAACAAGGCGCGCCAGAAAATCTACACCAGCATCGAAATCAATCCGAAATTCTCCGACACCGGCGAAGCCTACCTGGTCGGCCTGGCCGTGACCGACAGTCCCGCCAGCCTCGGCACTGAGGTTTTATCGTTCGCCACCAAGAACACCGGCAACCTGTTTTCGGCGGCGGAAGAAACAACGCTGGAATTCGAGGAAGCCCCCCAACCTGAAACCGAAGGAATCAAATTGTCCGACACCCTTAAAAATCTGTTGAGCCGCTTTACTAACAAGACCGCCGGCGACGATGCGCGCTTCACCGAGCTGAACGACACTGTCGAAACCTTGGCGACCCATGCCATATACAGCGCCGACCAGTTCACGACAGAAAAGACCCGCATCGATGTGCTGGAAGCCGCCTTGAAGAAGACGACCGAAGACTTCGCGGCATTCCGGCAGCAGGTCGAATCCACCGATGCGAATCACTCACACCGGCCTGCTGCAACTGGCGGCGACAACCTGGTGGAAACCGACTTTTAA
- a CDS encoding phage major capsid protein, P2 family yields the protein MKKNTRVHFDKYTARLAQLNDTGNVAKTFGVAPSVQQKLETKIQESSEFLKSINVIGVSEQEGEKIGLGVSGPTASRTNTDKGDRKTRDLTALDGKGYRCEKTNFDTHVKYQTLDAWAKFPDFQQRLANAILQRQALDRMMIGFHGRTVAADTDIDKNPMLQDVNKGWLQHYREQAPQRVMHEGKEAGKLVIGAGGDYANLDAAVYDAINLLDPWYQKDTGLVVIVSRNLMHDKYFPLVNTKQAPTETLAADIVISQKRIGGLPAIAVPFFPDNTIFTTRLDNLSIYWQESARRRRVVEKPERDRIENYESSNDAYVVEDLGLGAVLENIVLVA from the coding sequence ATGAAAAAAAATACCCGCGTTCACTTCGATAAATACACCGCCCGCCTGGCGCAGTTGAACGACACCGGCAACGTCGCCAAGACCTTTGGCGTCGCGCCCAGCGTGCAGCAAAAGCTGGAAACCAAAATCCAGGAATCCAGCGAATTTTTGAAGAGCATCAATGTCATCGGCGTATCCGAACAGGAGGGCGAAAAGATCGGCCTGGGCGTTTCCGGCCCGACAGCCAGCCGCACCAATACCGACAAGGGCGACCGCAAGACCCGCGACCTGACCGCCCTGGACGGCAAGGGCTATCGTTGCGAAAAAACGAACTTCGATACGCATGTCAAATATCAAACCTTGGACGCCTGGGCCAAGTTCCCCGATTTCCAGCAGCGCCTGGCTAACGCCATTTTGCAACGCCAGGCGCTGGACCGCATGATGATCGGCTTTCATGGTCGCACCGTTGCGGCCGATACGGATATCGACAAAAATCCGATGCTCCAGGACGTCAACAAAGGCTGGTTGCAGCATTACCGCGAACAGGCGCCGCAGCGCGTCATGCATGAAGGTAAAGAAGCCGGCAAGCTTGTCATCGGCGCCGGCGGCGACTATGCGAATCTGGACGCGGCTGTGTACGACGCGATTAATCTGCTCGATCCCTGGTATCAGAAAGATACCGGCCTGGTGGTGATCGTCAGCCGCAACCTGATGCACGACAAGTATTTCCCCCTGGTGAACACCAAGCAGGCACCGACCGAGACGCTAGCGGCCGATATCGTCATCAGCCAGAAGAGAATTGGCGGCCTGCCGGCCATCGCCGTGCCGTTCTTTCCGGACAACACGATTTTTACTACCCGCCTCGATAACCTGTCGATTTACTGGCAAGAGTCGGCGCGCCGGCGCCGGGTGGTCGAGAAGCCCGAGCGCGACCGTATCGAAAACTACGAGTCGTCTAACGACGCGTATGTGGTCGAGGATCTGGGCCTGGGCGCCGTGCTGGAAAATATCGTCCTGGTGGCCTAA
- the gpM gene encoding phage terminase small subunit — translation MDNLSPAQRHKARILAERAAADAAPGGMTGGSAYEMMLYKLANDRRSLSAIQSMERKIEVKATLLPEYQDWIDGVLAKGNGGQDDVFTALLVWHIDCGEYARAVEMARYAVAHRLTLPDQFNRDIPTMLMDEFSAAFLKGKLAGDPVAAVEILAQVQQLTEHCDAPDQARAKLLKANAYAILAVLDRDDAELLKASQLPYAEAAHALMDRAVTLFPGVGVKQTMDRLRARMIKAVPG, via the coding sequence GTGGACAATCTTTCTCCTGCACAGCGCCACAAGGCCCGCATCCTGGCCGAGCGCGCCGCCGCCGATGCCGCCCCTGGCGGCATGACCGGCGGCAGCGCCTACGAAATGATGCTCTACAAGTTGGCGAACGACCGCCGCAGCTTGAGCGCGATCCAGTCCATGGAACGCAAGATCGAAGTCAAAGCCACATTGCTACCCGAGTACCAGGACTGGATTGACGGCGTACTGGCAAAGGGCAACGGCGGCCAGGACGATGTTTTTACCGCGCTCCTGGTGTGGCATATCGACTGCGGCGAGTATGCGCGGGCGGTCGAGATGGCGCGCTATGCCGTCGCCCACAGGTTGACTTTGCCGGACCAGTTCAACCGCGATATTCCGACGATGTTGATGGATGAGTTTTCCGCCGCCTTCCTCAAGGGCAAGCTGGCCGGCGATCCGGTGGCCGCCGTCGAGATTCTGGCCCAGGTGCAGCAACTGACGGAACACTGCGACGCCCCGGACCAGGCACGCGCCAAGCTGCTGAAGGCCAATGCTTACGCGATTCTTGCCGTTCTTGACCGTGACGACGCCGAACTATTGAAGGCATCACAGTTGCCCTATGCCGAAGCGGCCCACGCGCTGATGGACCGGGCCGTGACCTTGTTTCCCGGCGTGGGAGTGAAACAAACGATGGATCGCTTGCGCGCCCGCATGATTAAAGCCGTCCCCGGCTAA
- a CDS encoding head completion/stabilization protein, which translates to MSFIAIASPSAGAGTSLPEVGSVENDGFYPDIVLQDMRNNMRLDGTVTSPRLVQAIVAAVLHVNAELRDWKLLQIAAGFAGLAAVPADRVNRESVNIAHYRRAVYCWAKADLTEHYRDFDSTASSMSDKKMMEALDNAPEEQRRNAHWAIADIIGRPHVTVELI; encoded by the coding sequence ATGAGTTTTATTGCTATCGCGTCACCTTCCGCCGGCGCCGGCACTTCCCTGCCGGAAGTGGGCAGCGTCGAAAACGACGGCTTCTATCCCGACATTGTGTTGCAGGACATGCGCAACAACATGCGCCTGGACGGCACCGTTACCAGCCCGCGACTGGTCCAGGCGATTGTGGCCGCCGTCCTGCATGTCAATGCGGAGCTGCGCGACTGGAAGCTATTACAGATTGCCGCCGGCTTCGCGGGCCTGGCCGCCGTGCCGGCGGACCGGGTCAATCGTGAAAGCGTCAACATTGCCCATTATCGGCGAGCCGTCTACTGCTGGGCCAAGGCAGATCTCACCGAGCACTACCGCGACTTTGACAGCACCGCGTCGTCCATGTCCGATAAAAAGATGATGGAAGCGCTGGATAACGCGCCAGAAGAACAGCGCCGTAATGCCCATTGGGCCATCGCGGACATCATTGGCCGGCCTCACGTTACGGTGGAACTGATCTGA
- a CDS encoding tail protein X translates to MQVRAQQHDTLDLLCWRHLGATANVVEAALELNPGLADLGPILPHGLLVTLPEPTATPTKTAQVVNLWD, encoded by the coding sequence ATGCAGGTGCGCGCCCAACAGCATGACACGCTGGACCTGCTGTGCTGGCGCCACCTGGGCGCCACCGCCAACGTGGTCGAGGCAGCGCTGGAACTCAATCCCGGCCTGGCCGACCTGGGGCCGATCCTGCCGCACGGCCTCCTAGTAACCCTGCCAGAACCTACCGCAACCCCTACTAAAACCGCCCAAGTCGTGAACCTTTGGGATTGA
- a CDS encoding putative holin — MAEPSTTTLVVTSAAGIGLSTLFPGIDGNALIGAFAGATLVAISSKNLPVLQRLAYMVISLAIGYLAAPEVISNTPLKQSGVAAFFASAAAIALTLHGIDLIKTIELPAWLRKGGGHD; from the coding sequence ATGGCAGAACCCAGCACCACCACCCTGGTCGTCACCAGCGCCGCCGGCATCGGCTTGTCGACGCTGTTTCCTGGCATCGACGGTAACGCGCTGATTGGCGCTTTCGCCGGCGCCACGCTGGTGGCGATCTCCAGCAAGAACCTGCCGGTCCTGCAACGCCTGGCGTACATGGTCATTTCCCTGGCAATTGGCTACCTGGCCGCGCCGGAGGTCATCAGCAATACCCCGTTGAAGCAATCGGGCGTGGCCGCCTTCTTCGCGTCGGCGGCCGCCATTGCCCTGACGCTGCACGGTATCGACCTGATTAAAACCATTGAGCTGCCGGCCTGGCTGCGCAAAGGTGGCGGCCATGACTAA
- a CDS encoding phage holin family protein, translating to MTKYLTLLALLSYASTCLRLLCYRRGLANHRLHISLVAWLLIVATGTSALEILLGQGHPSFGQTAIALTLCILVHRAQGNVANIIRGFQ from the coding sequence ATGACTAAATATTTGACCTTGCTGGCTCTGCTTTCCTACGCCAGCACCTGCCTGCGGTTGCTGTGCTACCGGCGTGGCTTGGCGAACCACCGCTTGCATATTTCCCTGGTGGCCTGGTTGCTGATTGTTGCCACCGGCACCAGCGCCCTGGAGATCCTGCTGGGCCAAGGTCATCCCTCCTTCGGTCAAACCGCTATCGCTTTGACCTTATGCATCCTGGTGCATCGCGCTCAGGGCAACGTCGCTAACATTATTCGGGGATTTCAATGA
- a CDS encoding D-Ala-D-Ala carboxypeptidase family metallohydrolase, producing MTTATPLTTHFTLEEFTRSDKARSLSIDNTPAPAVVANLRRLAKFNELVRLELAGAAIIISSGYRCQSLNRAVGGAGNSAHLDGLACDFTAPAFGTPMEICQALEKSYLQFDQLIYERVGGAVWVHLGIAVEGKTPRRQVLTIDSRGTRVGLWN from the coding sequence ATGACAACCGCCACACCACTGACCACGCATTTCACGCTGGAAGAATTCACGCGCAGCGATAAGGCGCGCTCCCTCTCTATCGACAACACGCCGGCGCCGGCCGTCGTCGCCAACCTGCGGCGCCTGGCGAAGTTTAACGAGCTGGTGCGACTGGAGCTGGCCGGCGCGGCAATCATCATTTCCAGCGGCTACCGCTGCCAGTCGCTGAACCGGGCAGTCGGCGGCGCCGGCAACAGCGCGCACCTGGACGGCCTGGCCTGCGACTTTACGGCGCCGGCATTCGGCACGCCGATGGAGATCTGCCAGGCGCTGGAAAAATCCTATCTGCAATTCGACCAGCTGATCTATGAGCGCGTCGGCGGCGCCGTGTGGGTACACCTGGGCATTGCAGTCGAAGGCAAGACGCCACGCCGCCAGGTGCTGACGATCGACAGCCGCGGAACTCGGGTCGGCCTATGGAATTGA
- the lysB gene encoding Rz-like lysis system protein LysB (The gene for this Rz-like phage lysis system protein may overlap extensively with the gene for the other spanin subunit, the Rz1-like protein in the outer membrane.) — protein MELIVKSLISALLVGAMGLVIYVQCNDLKAAKERAARAEQATRDRDDTLKTLMEAATRNKKAAAKLQAARDNIAATLTERENLIESLQHDDPTIRTWADTALPDAVARLWEHPAVTGADDYRQRLPSAHALQPAGGSAQN, from the coding sequence ATGGAATTGATCGTCAAAAGCCTGATATCAGCTCTACTTGTCGGTGCGATGGGCCTGGTCATCTATGTGCAATGCAACGATCTGAAAGCGGCGAAGGAGCGGGCCGCGCGCGCCGAACAGGCCACACGTGACCGCGACGACACGCTCAAGACCCTGATGGAAGCGGCGACCAGGAACAAGAAGGCCGCCGCCAAGCTGCAAGCCGCCCGCGACAATATCGCGGCAACCCTCACCGAACGAGAAAACCTAATTGAAAGCCTTCAACATGATGATCCAACGATCCGCACTTGGGCCGATACTGCTTTGCCTGACGCTGTTGCCCGCCTGTGGGAGCATCCAGCCGTCACCGGCGCCGACGATTACCGCCAACGCCTGCCCAGCGCTCACGCGCTGCAACCTGCCGGCGGCAGCGCCCAGAACTAA
- the lysC gene encoding Rz1-like lysis system protein LysC (LysC is an Rz1-like component of a phage lytic system, substantially overlapping although not fully embedded in the gene for the Rz-like LysB component.): protein MPACGSIQPSPAPTITANACPALTRCNLPAAAPRTNGALLLALERAEAAWGMCAAKVDAAVDCQEDAEHVQTKKP, encoded by the coding sequence TTGCCCGCCTGTGGGAGCATCCAGCCGTCACCGGCGCCGACGATTACCGCCAACGCCTGCCCAGCGCTCACGCGCTGCAACCTGCCGGCGGCAGCGCCCAGAACTAACGGCGCCTTGCTTCTTGCCCTGGAGCGCGCAGAGGCCGCGTGGGGCATGTGTGCGGCCAAGGTAGACGCCGCTGTTGATTGCCAGGAGGACGCCGAGCATGTACAAACCAAAAAGCCTTAG